From a region of the Teredinibacter turnerae genome:
- a CDS encoding LacI family DNA-binding transcriptional regulator produces MSANRENLAIGVYAPLLGGFYFGELIGQIRQSCVIKGHELTVIDTQGFGSYNLEFATHGFDIVILLRNAVHPDFVKRLQAAGKTVVSVAFDYFPLKVPVVGCDNEQAAKLACEYLYERGHRNLTFVGELGQFDIRKRYEAFCEFCETHNIALGEEHIFSVKDSLFSGGQQAAVKLVKSSNRSSGIICGSCLTAVGFIRKLKYLKPDLIDGVEVISFDAFSVIPFAANSVTTVDQNLHLIAYSAVSIAETVHAGGSSPPSTFVQPKLIEKESDLMQSESGYLATSIELDAFYDANYMKTLMVNMHEWPREIAVSKLTDLMMLEPLFVDYLQVAIFSKLVKNSSGDEKLKILRVLFANYNSGQSEGLLGASVGLARFNSVIQTEEGQDFSRVVHIPIYNQERIVAIFSVFGEEPASGTRASFMGLCGYLNSIADALLQELRETDKQPGRQEIAAPPEQALEEGTVAWERRELTSTWDDTALAMLGLHTELERSIYRHMDITDRVEPGESSQLRSQLQAVKSVGERLYIRLRHKDKSYSMFELRCHADPEGQQVQFKLSHWAGDV; encoded by the coding sequence ATGAGCGCGAACCGCGAAAATCTTGCCATCGGTGTCTATGCCCCATTACTTGGTGGCTTTTACTTTGGCGAACTGATAGGGCAAATACGCCAGTCCTGTGTCATTAAAGGCCACGAACTTACGGTAATCGATACTCAGGGGTTCGGCTCTTACAATTTGGAGTTCGCCACTCACGGTTTTGACATTGTCATTCTCCTGCGCAATGCCGTTCATCCAGATTTCGTGAAGCGACTCCAGGCGGCGGGAAAAACGGTAGTCTCTGTCGCCTTTGACTATTTTCCTCTAAAAGTACCTGTCGTTGGTTGTGACAATGAACAGGCGGCAAAGCTTGCCTGTGAATACCTTTATGAACGCGGACATCGCAACCTGACTTTTGTCGGAGAACTCGGGCAATTCGACATTCGTAAACGCTACGAAGCCTTCTGTGAATTTTGCGAAACGCACAATATTGCGCTTGGTGAAGAACATATTTTTTCTGTGAAAGATTCGCTTTTCTCCGGTGGTCAGCAGGCGGCAGTCAAATTGGTGAAAAGCTCAAATCGAAGCTCTGGAATTATTTGCGGCTCTTGTTTGACTGCCGTTGGCTTTATCAGAAAATTAAAATACCTGAAACCCGATCTCATTGATGGTGTAGAGGTGATTAGCTTCGACGCTTTTTCTGTTATTCCTTTTGCGGCAAACAGTGTTACAACAGTTGATCAAAACCTGCACTTAATTGCATATTCTGCAGTATCCATCGCTGAAACTGTGCATGCTGGCGGTTCCTCTCCTCCGTCGACATTCGTACAACCGAAGCTGATCGAAAAAGAAAGTGACCTGATGCAAAGTGAAAGTGGATACCTGGCGACATCGATTGAGCTGGACGCTTTTTACGATGCGAATTACATGAAGACGCTGATGGTCAATATGCATGAGTGGCCCCGGGAAATAGCCGTAAGTAAACTCACCGATTTAATGATGCTTGAGCCTCTTTTCGTTGATTATTTGCAGGTCGCAATATTTTCCAAATTGGTGAAAAACTCAAGTGGTGACGAAAAACTGAAAATCCTCCGCGTTTTGTTTGCCAACTACAACTCAGGTCAGAGTGAGGGGCTGTTGGGCGCGAGTGTGGGGCTGGCGCGCTTTAATTCGGTAATACAAACTGAAGAAGGGCAGGATTTTTCGCGTGTTGTCCATATTCCGATTTACAACCAAGAAAGAATTGTTGCTATCTTCAGCGTATTCGGTGAGGAGCCTGCTTCTGGAACCCGTGCAAGTTTTATGGGGTTGTGCGGTTATCTGAACTCTATCGCGGATGCCTTGCTGCAGGAATTGCGCGAAACCGACAAGCAACCAGGGCGGCAGGAAATCGCTGCACCGCCAGAGCAGGCGCTGGAGGAGGGCACAGTCGCCTGGGAGCGCCGCGAGCTGACCTCAACCTGGGACGATACGGCGCTTGCCATGCTTGGGTTGCACACGGAATTGGAACGCAGTATTTACCGTCACATGGATATCACTGACCGTGTGGAGCCTGGAGAGTCCAGTCAATTGCGCAGCCAGCTGCAAGCAGTGAAATCGGTTGGCGAACGACTGTACATTCGTTTGCGCCACAAAGATAAATCCTACAGCATGTTTGAATTGCGCTGCCATGCAGACCCAGAGGGGCAGCAGGTACAATTCAAACTATCCCATTGGGCGGGCGATGTTTAA
- the tusA gene encoding sulfurtransferase TusA — protein MTHSDQPHQHSIDARGLLCPEPVMMLHNAVRDAAPGDVIEVLATDPSTQRDITRFCEFLSHELVAVAQQDDEYRFLVRKG, from the coding sequence ATGACACATTCTGATCAACCCCACCAACACTCCATCGATGCGCGCGGGCTCTTGTGCCCCGAGCCTGTGATGATGTTACACAACGCCGTGCGCGATGCGGCGCCTGGCGATGTGATTGAAGTATTGGCTACAGACCCCTCGACGCAGCGGGATATAACGCGCTTCTGTGAGTTTTTGAGCCATGAGCTGGTGGCGGTCGCTCAGCAGGACGATGAGTACCGGTTTTTGGTGCGCAAAGGTTGA
- a CDS encoding glycine cleavage system protein R: MNTNLILTVISDDKPGVVEALARTIAEHNGNWLESQLAHLAGKFAGVVQVQVASDSEPALVAQLETMSAQNIRIFIDRVENSRSVAGNSEQTLFFHAVGPDRPGIVREVAHTFAHYGINMEKLDTRLSSMPYSGDPLFEAEGTLTLPQGLDRNELEERLDDIANQLAMDISLRNVPSL; encoded by the coding sequence ATGAATACAAACCTCATTCTAACCGTTATCAGCGATGACAAACCCGGCGTAGTAGAAGCGCTAGCTCGAACCATCGCCGAGCACAACGGCAATTGGCTCGAAAGTCAGCTTGCGCACCTCGCAGGCAAATTCGCGGGGGTTGTGCAGGTGCAGGTGGCGAGTGATAGCGAACCTGCGCTGGTGGCACAATTAGAAACCATGTCGGCGCAGAACATTCGCATATTTATCGATCGCGTAGAAAACAGTCGTTCGGTTGCTGGCAACAGTGAACAAACGCTGTTTTTCCATGCCGTCGGCCCCGATAGGCCCGGGATTGTGCGCGAAGTTGCGCACACATTTGCGCACTATGGCATCAACATGGAAAAGCTGGATACCCGTCTGTCGAGCATGCCCTACAGTGGCGACCCCCTATTCGAAGCCGAGGGCACACTGACGCTTCCGCAAGGACTGGATCGCAACGAGCTAGAGGAACGGCTGGATGACATAGCCAATCAATTGGCCATGGATATCAGCTTGCGCAACGTGCCATCGCTCTAA
- a CDS encoding alpha/beta family hydrolase: MSDTCTQWGDIPVLIDIPARPLALVILAHGAGLGMDSPFMGEMATALAAAGLHVVRFEFPYMARRRRGEGKPPPNRMPVLVESWSAMIAAARERTALPIYLAGKSMGGRAASEWLAVHAGAGVAGGIAYGYPFHPPAKPDALRTAHLVGLQKPLLILQGTRDPFGKPQEVTGYDLGVHTNVGWLDSGDHDYKPLKKSGRTQSQLIAEAASASAAFVQTTSR; the protein is encoded by the coding sequence ATGTCCGACACCTGCACCCAGTGGGGTGATATTCCCGTTTTAATCGACATTCCCGCAAGACCGCTTGCCTTGGTAATCTTGGCCCATGGCGCCGGGCTGGGGATGGACTCTCCTTTCATGGGGGAAATGGCTACCGCGCTCGCTGCCGCGGGGTTACACGTTGTCCGCTTTGAGTTTCCCTACATGGCGCGCCGCCGTCGCGGCGAGGGGAAACCGCCACCGAACCGTATGCCGGTGCTTGTGGAGTCCTGGAGCGCAATGATTGCCGCAGCCCGGGAGCGAACAGCCTTGCCGATTTATCTTGCAGGTAAATCTATGGGCGGTCGGGCAGCGTCGGAGTGGTTGGCAGTGCACGCAGGCGCAGGGGTTGCGGGCGGGATCGCATACGGTTATCCGTTTCATCCACCCGCCAAACCCGACGCGTTGCGTACCGCGCACCTGGTCGGGCTGCAAAAGCCGTTGTTGATCCTGCAAGGTACCCGCGACCCCTTTGGCAAGCCGCAGGAAGTGACGGGCTATGATCTAGGCGTACATACCAACGTTGGGTGGCTAGACTCGGGCGACCACGATTATAAGCCGCTCAAAAAATCGGGTCGCACGCAGTCGCAGCTCATCGCAGAGGCGGCCAGCGCCTCTGCGGCTTTCGTGCAAACAACATCCCGCTAA
- a CDS encoding YheU family protein, translating to MIIPPERLTEEALRGVIEGYITREGTDYGEHELSLAEKVEALMPQVIMGEVLIVFDEESESVNLVNKRDYQPPATETA from the coding sequence ATGATTATTCCTCCTGAAAGGCTCACAGAAGAAGCCCTGCGCGGCGTGATTGAAGGCTACATTACGCGCGAGGGCACCGATTACGGCGAGCATGAGCTGTCTCTGGCCGAAAAAGTGGAAGCGCTCATGCCGCAAGTTATTATGGGTGAAGTACTTATCGTGTTCGACGAGGAATCAGAATCTGTGAACCTGGTGAACAAGCGCGATTACCAACCGCCAGCCACAGAGACCGCCTGA
- the rlmM gene encoding 23S rRNA (cytidine(2498)-2'-O)-methyltransferase RlmM, with amino-acid sequence MELVALCRIGFEKELAAELVDVTAIQGVHGYPKARDGQGYVQFVVDDAAELLRCINAVAFDELVFVRDWFVSAGAVSGLPADDRVSPMLNQFTAAFSGHIQQVADMLFLNVDSNEGKALSKLTRGVGSHLKRQLPLAKNADWLGVLLLLSGSEGFLGVCPRQQRPRWAGGVARLKFPREAPSRATLKLEEAWHHFVPSKQWDTRLAPGMKAVDLGAAPGGWTWQLVARSMFVDAVDNGPMASSLMDSGQVTHRQVDGFAYHPPKPVDWLVCDIADKPARVADMVATWAENSWFREAVFNLKLPMKQRYKEVLRCREQIEHRLRAAGRDYRLRFKQLYHDREEVTGHLELR; translated from the coding sequence TTGGAATTGGTAGCGCTCTGCCGTATTGGCTTTGAGAAAGAACTGGCGGCTGAGCTGGTTGATGTAACCGCAATTCAGGGGGTGCACGGATACCCGAAAGCGCGCGATGGCCAGGGGTACGTGCAGTTCGTGGTAGACGACGCCGCCGAACTGCTGCGTTGTATAAACGCGGTCGCGTTCGATGAACTGGTTTTTGTGCGGGACTGGTTTGTCTCTGCTGGCGCAGTCAGCGGCTTGCCTGCCGATGATCGTGTGAGCCCGATGCTGAACCAATTTACAGCGGCGTTCAGTGGCCACATCCAGCAGGTTGCAGATATGCTTTTTCTGAATGTGGATAGCAACGAGGGCAAAGCCCTGAGCAAATTAACCCGCGGGGTTGGCAGTCACCTGAAGCGGCAGTTGCCACTGGCAAAAAACGCAGACTGGTTGGGGGTGCTTTTATTGTTGTCTGGCAGTGAAGGTTTTTTGGGCGTCTGTCCTCGCCAGCAGCGCCCGCGATGGGCTGGTGGTGTTGCCCGGCTGAAGTTTCCCCGCGAGGCCCCGAGCCGGGCGACGTTGAAACTAGAAGAGGCCTGGCATCATTTTGTACCGTCCAAGCAGTGGGATACCCGTTTGGCCCCAGGTATGAAAGCCGTTGATCTGGGCGCTGCACCTGGTGGTTGGACATGGCAGTTGGTGGCGCGCAGTATGTTTGTTGACGCGGTCGATAACGGGCCAATGGCATCAAGTCTCATGGACAGTGGGCAGGTGACGCATCGTCAAGTGGATGGCTTCGCCTATCACCCGCCCAAACCCGTGGATTGGCTTGTCTGCGATATAGCAGACAAGCCCGCACGGGTAGCGGATATGGTCGCTACCTGGGCGGAAAACAGCTGGTTTCGCGAAGCCGTTTTCAACCTGAAATTACCGATGAAACAACGCTATAAAGAAGTATTGCGCTGCCGCGAGCAGATCGAGCATCGACTACGTGCGGCGGGGCGCGACTACCGATTGCGATTTAAGCAGCTATATCACGATCGGGAGGAAGTCACCGGACACCTTGAGCTGCGCTGA
- a CDS encoding DUF2721 domain-containing protein — MEMNITTPGLLFPAISLLLLAYTNRFVTLASVIRQLSKLEDRNADDIARRQISSLRKRIQIIRWMQVFGVTAFLFCTLSTFALFVHLQLVGKILFGVSVIFLSVSLLFSLWEVQISTDAINIEIERLDR; from the coding sequence ATGGAAATGAACATCACCACCCCCGGGCTATTATTCCCCGCTATTTCCCTGCTGTTACTCGCCTATACGAATCGCTTCGTGACTTTGGCCAGTGTGATTCGCCAGTTGAGCAAACTGGAGGATCGCAATGCCGATGATATCGCCCGCCGACAAATAAGCAGTTTGCGCAAGAGAATTCAAATTATCCGCTGGATGCAGGTTTTTGGTGTCACCGCGTTCTTATTCTGCACGCTATCCACATTTGCCTTGTTTGTTCATTTGCAACTGGTGGGCAAAATTTTGTTTGGTGTTAGCGTCATATTTTTATCGGTATCGCTTTTGTTCTCTCTGTGGGAAGTGCAGATTTCGACAGATGCCATCAATATTGAAATCGAACGGTTGGACCGTTGA
- a CDS encoding antibiotic biosynthesis monooxygenase family protein, with protein MIHVLIERHLHEGQLATYLDQAKRALQHTYAVPGFISGEAFYDLNDENHRLLLCKWKSLESWQRWLQSSERLEILSAVHAILTQPEKITLLDN; from the coding sequence ATGATCCATGTGCTTATCGAACGTCATCTTCACGAAGGACAACTTGCCACCTATCTCGACCAGGCCAAACGGGCTCTGCAACATACCTACGCTGTGCCCGGGTTTATCTCTGGCGAGGCCTTCTACGACTTAAACGATGAGAATCACCGTCTCCTGTTGTGCAAATGGAAAAGCCTTGAAAGCTGGCAGCGCTGGCTGCAAAGCTCGGAGCGCCTTGAAATACTAAGCGCGGTCCACGCCATACTGACACAGCCAGAAAAAATAACCTTGCTCGACAATTAG
- a CDS encoding ExeA family protein: MYHNHFGLQEQAFSIAVNPRYLYMSQQHKEALAHLLYGVKGGGFVLLSGEVGTGKTTIIRCLLERLPDATDVAIVMNPMDDAIQMLCTICDELGAPYDKSALGQKPLVDSLNRFLLENHRNGHNTVLLIDEAQRLSAEALEQIRLLTNLETTTQKLLQIILVGQPELNETLAQPRLRQLSQRITARFHLQPLTLLETQAYIAHRLDVAGLPDGRNPFPGKIVRKIHQFTGGIPRLINIVCERALIGAYGHNKSTVDLPTFNLACAEVAGSLPGHQHNHSRVDPRLLAAGGVALVLLAIIAIGVWLIRAPVQSPMATAPATVIAPTEVLAPVPAATPTPTPEATPIIASPQPEPAATPSARPATPSYLIASYTEAQARLVQYLGFRIDYDTHPCWELADKNIQCTRESVETWPSLQEINRPAVLILITPARFASHAVIVGLNSTEAELLDSEGRAIRVPLSELGPLWTGRIMYLWSRPEGFSEPLVMGQKNPAISWLAKQFALLDERPSPLTDDRFNANLRERVKIFQRTHGLEDDGIIGARTLMKVNEVLGIDQTLRSLD; the protein is encoded by the coding sequence ATGTATCACAACCACTTCGGCCTACAGGAACAAGCGTTTTCAATTGCGGTAAATCCACGCTATCTGTATATGAGCCAACAGCACAAAGAAGCACTGGCACACCTGCTCTACGGCGTTAAGGGCGGCGGCTTTGTGCTGCTTAGTGGCGAAGTGGGCACCGGTAAGACGACGATAATTCGCTGCTTACTCGAGCGCCTGCCCGACGCCACCGATGTCGCTATTGTCATGAACCCCATGGACGATGCAATCCAAATGCTGTGCACCATTTGCGATGAACTCGGGGCGCCCTATGACAAATCGGCCTTGGGGCAGAAACCTTTAGTAGACTCGCTAAACCGGTTCCTGCTGGAAAATCACCGCAACGGTCATAATACCGTACTACTGATTGACGAGGCCCAGCGCCTGAGTGCGGAAGCCTTAGAGCAAATACGTCTGCTCACCAACCTGGAAACCACAACCCAGAAATTGTTGCAGATAATTCTGGTAGGGCAGCCCGAGCTCAATGAAACGCTCGCCCAGCCACGCTTGCGCCAGTTGTCCCAGCGCATCACCGCGCGATTTCACCTGCAACCGCTTACCCTCCTCGAAACTCAGGCATATATCGCCCATCGACTCGATGTGGCTGGCTTGCCAGATGGTCGCAACCCGTTTCCAGGGAAAATTGTTCGCAAGATTCACCAATTCACGGGCGGTATTCCAAGGCTCATAAACATTGTATGCGAGCGAGCACTCATCGGTGCGTACGGACACAACAAGTCCACCGTAGACCTGCCAACGTTCAACCTGGCTTGCGCTGAAGTTGCTGGCAGCTTGCCGGGGCACCAGCATAACCACAGCAGAGTCGACCCCCGCTTGCTCGCCGCAGGTGGCGTGGCACTGGTCCTCCTCGCGATCATTGCGATTGGCGTATGGTTGATCCGCGCCCCTGTGCAGTCACCCATGGCCACCGCACCCGCTACAGTTATCGCTCCGACTGAAGTTCTCGCACCTGTGCCCGCGGCTACACCAACGCCAACCCCAGAGGCGACTCCGATTATCGCATCCCCCCAACCTGAACCTGCGGCGACACCCAGCGCGCGACCAGCCACACCCAGCTACCTGATTGCCAGCTACACCGAGGCCCAGGCGCGCCTGGTGCAATACCTGGGTTTCCGTATCGATTACGACACCCACCCCTGCTGGGAGTTGGCCGACAAAAATATCCAATGCACCAGAGAATCGGTAGAAACCTGGCCGTCGCTGCAGGAAATTAACCGTCCCGCCGTACTTATTCTGATCACGCCAGCAAGATTTGCATCTCACGCCGTGATTGTCGGGTTGAATAGCACTGAAGCTGAACTGCTCGATAGCGAAGGCCGTGCCATTCGTGTTCCACTATCGGAACTTGGACCGCTGTGGACCGGGCGCATTATGTACCTGTGGAGTCGCCCGGAAGGTTTTAGCGAACCACTGGTGATGGGGCAGAAAAATCCCGCGATCAGCTGGCTGGCGAAACAATTTGCACTGTTGGATGAGCGACCTTCGCCGCTAACAGATGACAGGTTTAATGCAAACCTGCGCGAGCGGGTGAAAATATTCCAGCGAACTCACGGGCTGGAGGACGACGGCATTATTGGTGCGCGCACCCTGATGAAAGTAAACGAAGTATTGGGGATCGACCAGACCCTGCGAAGCCTGGATTAA
- a CDS encoding general secretion pathway protein GspB yields MSLILDALDKADRERQSKLPADELPPQDVSEQADSEHRRSVTYFVTGAVILVLLAAATLYWNYREQAPAPASTALANTTAPKQPRAEIKKPEQANATTRAGQAPAGNQADPPAAPAELAQSVSRPVLKKQPAAGADNTAAHSARDVNAATVQKAIAAQYNKARPSQKPTPEGAGEKAQQVAALYAKATPTPAPKAEPPPVTATASSRPIATPRPQESAPANSEPTLASFTELGSIRSLAWTLQQKIPTLNYSEHNYQSLQNASVVINGTTRRRGDTLEQGLVLEMILRDGIILKYQGQAFKVPALSSWVNM; encoded by the coding sequence ATGTCTTTAATTCTAGACGCACTCGACAAAGCCGATCGCGAACGGCAAAGCAAACTCCCTGCGGATGAACTACCACCACAGGATGTCAGCGAGCAAGCCGACAGCGAGCATCGTCGCTCAGTGACCTATTTCGTAACAGGAGCCGTTATTCTTGTGTTGCTGGCCGCGGCAACCCTGTATTGGAATTACCGCGAACAAGCCCCTGCCCCAGCAAGTACCGCGCTGGCAAATACAACCGCGCCGAAACAGCCCCGCGCCGAGATAAAAAAACCGGAACAGGCGAACGCAACCACGCGTGCTGGGCAAGCTCCCGCTGGGAATCAGGCAGATCCACCGGCAGCGCCCGCCGAACTTGCGCAATCCGTCTCTCGCCCAGTGCTGAAAAAACAACCTGCGGCAGGCGCGGATAATACGGCGGCGCACTCCGCCAGAGACGTTAATGCAGCCACGGTGCAAAAAGCTATCGCGGCTCAATACAACAAGGCTAGACCCTCGCAAAAACCGACCCCAGAAGGCGCTGGGGAAAAAGCCCAACAAGTCGCCGCACTCTATGCTAAAGCGACGCCCACGCCAGCACCGAAAGCGGAGCCCCCCCCGGTCACCGCGACTGCGAGCAGCCGCCCTATAGCCACGCCAAGGCCGCAAGAATCAGCGCCTGCGAACAGTGAACCCACGCTGGCCAGCTTTACAGAACTCGGGTCGATTCGCAGCTTAGCCTGGACGTTGCAGCAAAAAATTCCCACCTTGAACTATTCAGAACACAACTACCAGTCGCTGCAGAACGCCAGCGTAGTCATCAATGGAACCACGCGCCGTCGCGGCGATACCCTTGAGCAGGGGCTGGTGCTGGAAATGATTTTGCGGGACGGTATTATTTTGAAATATCAGGGGCAGGCTTTTAAAGTTCCAGCTCTGAGCAGCTGGGTGAATATGTAA